DNA sequence from the Desulfobaccales bacterium genome:
CGATAAGACCTGTGGATAAATAATCTTCGCAACTTGGCATCATCTCATCAATGACAGCAATCCCCAGACCCCGGCCTGGCTCACCTGCAGGCCCACCAGGGTCAGTGTGGCCATCATCAATGAGGTGCCGTACAGGACCCTGATGGCCCGGCGGTAACGGCGGCGGTCCAGAGGCTCGAGGGCTTCGCCGATAAATGGTTTTTCCACAAGGCGATCGAAGTAGGTGCTGGGACCGCCCAGGCGCACTCTTAAAGCCCCGGCCATGGCGGCCTCCGGCCAGCCCGCGTTGGGACTGGCGGCATGGGTGCGGTCCCGCCACAGGGTACGGCAGGCTCCCCGCCAATCCAGGCCCAGAAGGGCGACTGTGGGAATCATCAAGAGGGCCGTGAGCCTTGCCGGGATCAAGTTCAGGACGTCATCCAGGCGGGCCGCCACCTTGCCGAAGCGGGCATACCAGTAGTTTTTATAGCCCACCATGCTGTCCATGGTGTTGACGCCCTTATAGAAAATCAGCCCCGGCAGGCCCAGGGTCAGGATAAAAAACATGGGGGCCACCACTCCGTCGGCCAGGTTTTCCGCAACCGTTTCGATCAGCGCCCGCCACATTTCTTCCGGGGAAAGATTGGCGGTTTCCCGACCTACAATCATGGATAGGGCCGCCCGGGCCGCCTCCAGGTCGCCACGCTTCAGGGCCATTTCCACCTTTTGACTCTCCTGGTGCAGGCTGCGGGTGGCCAACCCGGCGTACAGAAAATAGATGAGCAGCGCGATCCCGGCCGAGGGCGGCAGCAAAGCCAGGAGCAGCAACAGCCCAAAGATCAGGACCGTAGTGCTGCCCATCACCGCCAGCCAGAAGAGGGCGCCGGCCATTACCCGATCCTGGTACAAGGTTGACTCCCAGTATTGAATGATACGGCCCAACAGGCGCACCGGGTGGGGCCAACTGGGAGGATCTCCCACCAGGAGATCCAGGATATAGGCCAGAAGGAACGGCAGCGCCAGGTTCACGATTCACTCCATTCGGCGGCAGGCAGGGACGGCTGCCCCACCAGGATAATTGGGACGGTGGGGCGGGCCTCCGTGCCCGCCAACCATATTGTTTTTCTCTTCTCATACCGATTTGCGTTCAAATAGCTACTTTTGGGAGCCGCAGCCTTTAGCCTGCGCCTGCACAGGCGAGACGCCTGTGCCACCGTTTGAATGCGAATTGGTATCAGTCCTTTATAATCTTCATTAACTTCCCAAACACTGCTCCAACGCTGCGAGCAGTCGCGAGTTTTCCTCCCGGCCCCGTACCGCCAGGCGGAAGAAGCGCTCATCCAGTCCCCGGAAATTGCTGGCATCGCGAATCACGATGTGGTGGGTCAGCATCTGCTCTCTGAGGTCTGCCGCGGTCGCCCCCGGCCGATTCAGCTTCACCAAAAGATAATTCACCGTGCTGGGAAACGGGGTGAGTTCCGGCAGCGCCGCCAGCCGGTCGAAGAGAAATTGCCGCTCCTGCGCTATCAGGGTCTGGGTCTGGGCCATATAATCCTGGTCAGCCAGGCAGGCCCGCCCCATGACTTGGGCCATGGTGTTCACCGACCAGGGCTCCTGGTCCCCGGCAAGACGAGCCACCAGTTCCGGTGCCCCTAACAAAAAACCCAGGCGCATCCCCGGGATGCCATAGAATTTAGTAAAGGAGCGCAGGATCATCAACCGGGGAAACCGCCTGAGATGGGACTTGAAGGAAGCCTCCTCCACGAAATCGATAAACGCTTCGTCCAGCAGCAAGTAAGCCCCCGTGGCGTCGAGACGCGCCGCCACCGTCAAAAGCAACTCCGGGTCAAGCAGCGCCCCGCTGGGGCTGGCAGGGTGGGCCAGGAAGACCAAATCGCCGGCTTGGGCTTGAAAGACCTCATGCAGGGCAAAATTGTGGGCCTCCGTGGTGGCTTGAAATGCCACCGGCACTCCGGCCACCTGAAGCGCGTGCTCATATTCGCTGAACGCCGGGGTCACAATCAGGCCCCGTCGAGGTTTCAGGACCCGAGCCAGCAGATAAAGGAGCTCGGTGGAGCCGTTCCCCACCAAAATCTCCTCAGGAGTAAGATGGTGATAGGCCGCCAGATCCTGGCGCAGCGCCAGGCAGCGGCGATCCGGGTAGTGGACGATCTCACGCATAGCCTCCTGCATAGCGCCTGACAGCCCCGGAGGAAATCCCAGGGGGTTGATGTTGGCGGAGAAATCCAGGAGGTCGGCAAGATCGATCCCCAGGCTGCGGACCAGATGGTACACGTCGCCCCCATGCGGGGGAGTCCTGTTAGGTAAATCTGTCATAGTTCAGGTTGAATCATCCTTTTGATATGCGCCATATCCAGGTGCCGCCGCAGCAAGTCGGCCAGGCGGTCCAACTGGGCTTCTTGAAATTTTTCATAAGACATTTCCAACGGGGCCATCTCTGGAGACGGCCGGTTCTCCCGCAGTTCCTCCCGGAAGGCTCGGCGAAAGCCGTCATTGTCGAACAGGCCGTGGAGATAGGTGCCCCAGACTCGCCGGTCCGGGCTGACCCAGCCATCGGCCACCCGCAAGGGTTCCCCGTTCCGACTGATGATCTCGAAAGCCGGCTTCCCCGCCCCCAGAGGCTCGGTTTCTCCCATGTGGATTTCATATGCAGAAAGCAGCCCGTTTTCTGCCCGGTCTTGCCACCGGGCCTCAACCTGGGTAGTCGTTTTAGCCCCGGCCATGGTGGTGATGAGCGGTAAAAGTCCCAGCCCCGCCTCCGTCCGGGGGTCGCCTTCCACCCCCAGGGGGTCCCGGACTTCCTGCCCCAGGATTTGGTAACCCCCGCAAATCCCCACCACCCGGCCACCTGCCCGA
Encoded proteins:
- the cbiB gene encoding adenosylcobinamide-phosphate synthase CbiB, whose amino-acid sequence is MNLALPFLLAYILDLLVGDPPSWPHPVRLLGRIIQYWESTLYQDRVMAGALFWLAVMGSTTVLIFGLLLLLALLPPSAGIALLIYFLYAGLATRSLHQESQKVEMALKRGDLEAARAALSMIVGRETANLSPEEMWRALIETVAENLADGVVAPMFFILTLGLPGLIFYKGVNTMDSMVGYKNYWYARFGKVAARLDDVLNLIPARLTALLMIPTVALLGLDWRGACRTLWRDRTHAASPNAGWPEAAMAGALRVRLGGPSTYFDRLVEKPFIGEALEPLDRRRYRRAIRVLYGTSLMMATLTLVGLQVSQAGVWGLLSLMR
- the cobD gene encoding threonine-phosphate decarboxylase CobD, whose product is MTDLPNRTPPHGGDVYHLVRSLGIDLADLLDFSANINPLGFPPGLSGAMQEAMREIVHYPDRRCLALRQDLAAYHHLTPEEILVGNGSTELLYLLARVLKPRRGLIVTPAFSEYEHALQVAGVPVAFQATTEAHNFALHEVFQAQAGDLVFLAHPASPSGALLDPELLLTVAARLDATGAYLLLDEAFIDFVEEASFKSHLRRFPRLMILRSFTKFYGIPGMRLGFLLGAPELVARLAGDQEPWSVNTMAQVMGRACLADQDYMAQTQTLIAQERQFLFDRLAALPELTPFPSTVNYLLVKLNRPGATAADLREQMLTHHIVIRDASNFRGLDERFFRLAVRGREENSRLLAALEQCLGS